A genomic region of Bradyrhizobium sp. CCGB12 contains the following coding sequences:
- a CDS encoding PRC-barrel domain-containing protein — protein MPRAKERAAAIMREYHKAETELIGKAVVLTDGKAGTVEGLFLDEAHGLRLSVAGHPGKWPVSTIKLVQK, from the coding sequence ATGCCCCGAGCTAAAGAGCGTGCCGCAGCGATTATGCGAGAATATCACAAAGCCGAGACGGAACTTATCGGCAAGGCTGTTGTGCTTACGGACGGTAAGGCAGGGACCGTCGAGGGATTATTTTTAGACGAAGCCCACGGCTTGCGGCTTTCCGTCGCTGGCCATCCTGGAAAATGGCCTGTCTCAACGATCAAGCTGGTGCAGAAGTGA